The Candidatus Parvarchaeota archaeon DNA segment GCGCAGGGGCTATATTGAAGAAGTGCTAAAAGGCAAGAAAGTGATGTTAGTGGGTGCAGAGGATGAACTTGAGCGATTTGTTATCTGAAGGCAGGGTAAGGAAGGTGGAGCCTGACCCCAAGCAGGCAGAGGAATGCCTGTCTGCAGCAAGACGGGATATTGCAGTAGCGAAAAGCAACCTTGCAACTGATTTTGACTGGGCATTTTCTATCGCTTATAACGCAATGCTCCAGTCTTCCCGTGCCCTCATGTTTTCAGATGGCTACGTTGCTGTGGGTGAAAATCAGCACAAAGTTGCTGTCGATTATGCTGATGTGAAGCTTGGGACAAAGATGGGCGGCAAAATTGTGCTGTTTGACGAGATGAGGAAAAAGCGCCATCGAGTGATTTATGAGAAGGTTGGGATAGTTTCAGAATATGAAGCGAAACACGCCATCCTGGCTGCTGAAGACCTCTTGCTGGCGGTTGAAAAGAAGATAAAGGGAAAAAATTGAGAAAGAAGCGAATGCTGCAAACTAAAACTCTACTCTGTCGCATC contains these protein-coding regions:
- a CDS encoding HEPN domain-containing protein, yielding MNLSDLLSEGRVRKVEPDPKQAEECLSAARRDIAVAKSNLATDFDWAFSIAYNAMLQSSRALMFSDGYVAVGENQHKVAVDYADVKLGTKMGGKIVLFDEMRKKRHRVIYEKVGIVSEYEAKHAILAAEDLLLAVEKKIKGKN